From the Sneathiella sp. P13V-1 genome, one window contains:
- the typA gene encoding translational GTPase TypA: protein MEIRNVAIIAHVDHGKTTLVDGLLKQSGTFRENQQVAERAMDSNDLERERGITILAKCTSVEYEGLRLNIVDTPGHADFGGEVERILSMVDGVVVLVDAAEGPMPQTKFVTQKALGLGLKPIIVINKADRPDGRPEEVLDECFDLLVALDANEEQLDFPVLYASGKDGWAAPELDGPKENLNPLFDLIVSHVPAPTVDENAPFRMLVTTIESNPYLGRLLTGRVESGVLKTNEPLKGMSRDGKKIEDARASKIMAFRGLDREPIDEARAGDIVSIAGLVKTTVADTLSTPEETEPLFAQPIDPPTISMTFAINSSPLSGRDGDKVQSRVIRDRLMKEIEGNVSIRVEDSPEADSYVVSGRGELQLGVLIENMRREGFELSISRPRVLFQKDEATGETLEPLEEVVVDVDDEFSGVVVEKIALRKGTMTDMRPSGGGKTRVTFLCPTRGLIGYHGEFLTDTRGTGIMNRLFHSYTPHKGEIPGRRNGVLIANATGKSVAYAIWNLEARGFFFVGGGVDVYEGMILGEHNRPNDLEVNPLKAKQLTNIRASGSDDAIRLTPPRKMSLEQAIAYIDDDELVEVTPNHIRLRKRHLDPHERKKASRAAI from the coding sequence ATGGAAATCCGTAACGTCGCGATCATCGCCCATGTTGACCATGGGAAAACCACACTTGTGGACGGCCTGCTAAAACAAAGCGGGACCTTTAGAGAAAACCAACAGGTAGCCGAGCGCGCCATGGATTCCAACGATCTGGAACGGGAACGTGGCATTACCATTTTGGCCAAATGTACATCCGTTGAATATGAAGGCCTTCGCCTGAATATCGTGGACACCCCAGGCCACGCCGACTTCGGTGGTGAGGTTGAGCGTATCCTGAGCATGGTTGATGGTGTTGTTGTTCTTGTGGACGCTGCCGAAGGCCCAATGCCGCAGACTAAGTTCGTGACACAGAAAGCCCTTGGCCTTGGCCTTAAACCAATTATCGTGATCAACAAAGCAGACCGCCCGGATGGTCGCCCGGAAGAAGTTCTCGACGAATGCTTTGATCTTCTGGTGGCCCTGGATGCAAACGAAGAACAGCTCGACTTCCCTGTGCTTTACGCCTCCGGTAAAGATGGATGGGCCGCACCAGAACTGGATGGCCCAAAAGAGAACCTCAATCCGCTGTTTGATCTGATTGTCAGCCACGTCCCCGCCCCAACGGTAGATGAAAACGCACCTTTCCGGATGCTGGTCACAACCATCGAAAGCAATCCATATCTTGGTCGCCTTCTGACAGGCCGTGTTGAAAGTGGTGTCCTGAAAACAAATGAGCCTCTTAAAGGCATGTCACGTGATGGCAAGAAAATCGAAGATGCGCGTGCATCTAAAATTATGGCGTTCCGTGGTTTGGACCGCGAGCCGATTGATGAAGCGCGTGCTGGCGATATTGTCTCCATCGCCGGTCTTGTAAAGACCACTGTTGCGGATACTCTCAGTACTCCTGAAGAGACTGAACCTTTGTTCGCACAGCCAATTGATCCGCCAACCATCTCTATGACTTTCGCGATTAATTCATCGCCGCTTTCTGGTCGTGACGGTGATAAAGTTCAAAGCCGTGTTATCCGTGACCGCCTGATGAAGGAAATCGAAGGTAACGTTTCTATTCGTGTAGAAGACAGCCCAGAGGCTGACAGCTACGTGGTATCCGGCCGCGGCGAATTGCAGTTGGGTGTTCTGATTGAAAATATGCGCCGCGAAGGTTTCGAACTTTCCATCAGCCGCCCACGTGTTCTGTTCCAAAAAGACGAAGCAACTGGCGAAACGCTTGAACCACTTGAAGAAGTTGTGGTTGACGTGGATGACGAGTTTTCAGGCGTTGTCGTTGAAAAAATTGCCCTTCGTAAAGGGACGATGACGGATATGCGTCCATCTGGCGGCGGAAAAACACGTGTAACATTCCTTTGTCCAACACGTGGCCTGATCGGCTACCATGGTGAGTTCCTGACCGATACCCGCGGTACCGGCATCATGAACCGTCTGTTCCATTCCTACACACCGCATAAAGGTGAAATTCCAGGTCGCCGCAATGGTGTTCTGATTGCCAATGCAACTGGTAAATCCGTCGCATACGCAATTTGGAACCTGGAAGCCCGTGGTTTCTTCTTTGTCGGCGGCGGTGTTGATGTTTACGAAGGCATGATCCTTGGGGAACATAACCGTCCAAACGATCTGGAAGTAAACCCGCTTAAAGCCAAACAGCTCACTAACATCCGCGCCTCAGGTTCAGATGACGCCATTCGCCTGACACCACCACGGAAAATGAGCCTGGAACAAGCGATTGCCTACATTGATGATGACGAATTGGTGGAAGTGACACCAAATCACATCCGTCTTCGCAAACGTCACCTAGATCCGCATGAACGCAAAAAAGCGTCCCGTGCTGCTATCTAA
- a CDS encoding GntR family transcriptional regulator, whose protein sequence is MFVENSSDPKYLIIAKTLRERISDGTYEVGHSMPTEVQLSEEFSASKQTIRNALRMLQQWGLTFSRRGSGTIVRSKGGQECYTQDVGTMAELLQYQPGTFLANLQYEEIRLSKEEAELIESQPGAKWWRVNARRFPYSGTKADGFLNLYFRDSHRDVIDLLAATPTAHTHALLQEGYGEVVQEVSQRIEPFCLPFEIADKMMVDEGSAGLRVVRRYYGAGRKMIWAAIVYHPPGYSYESTFNRQVR, encoded by the coding sequence ATGTTTGTAGAGAATTCATCAGACCCTAAATATCTGATCATTGCGAAAACCCTTCGCGAACGGATCAGTGATGGCACATATGAAGTTGGGCATTCCATGCCCACAGAGGTGCAGTTGTCTGAAGAATTCTCTGCCAGCAAACAAACAATCCGAAATGCTCTTCGAATGCTCCAACAATGGGGCCTGACATTTAGCCGCCGTGGGTCCGGCACCATTGTCAGATCCAAAGGAGGGCAGGAGTGCTACACACAGGATGTGGGCACGATGGCCGAACTTCTACAATATCAACCAGGTACTTTTTTGGCCAATCTTCAATATGAGGAAATTCGGCTGAGCAAGGAAGAAGCAGAGCTTATTGAGAGCCAACCGGGAGCCAAATGGTGGCGCGTTAATGCCCGCCGATTCCCATATTCTGGAACCAAAGCGGATGGATTTTTAAATCTGTATTTCCGTGACAGCCACAGAGACGTGATTGATTTACTGGCGGCCACTCCAACCGCGCATACACATGCTTTGCTGCAAGAAGGATATGGTGAAGTTGTTCAAGAGGTTTCCCAACGCATAGAGCCTTTTTGCTTACCTTTTGAAATTGCAGATAAAATGATGGTTGACGAAGGCTCAGCGGGCCTTCGCGTGGTTCGCCGATATTACGGCGCAGGGCGCAAAATGATCTGGGCTGCGATCGTTTATCATCCCCCCGGATATTCCTATGAAAGCACCTTCAACAGACAAGTCCGTTAA
- a CDS encoding acyl-CoA dehydrogenase, which produces MSIPTISERDLHFQLHEMLNVSSLCSRERFADHDRDVFDAILGTAQQMAADLFAPHNAKSDQNEPTFDGEEVHIIPEVKEALTAFIEAGFMGMQHDYDVDGMQLPATVAMACNSIFTSANVGTAGYPFLTVGASNVIRSYGSESQKEKYMKPMVAGRFFGTMCLSEPQAGSSLSDIKTKAVPQDDGTYRLTGNKMWISAGEHELSENIVHLVLAKIPGGPAGVKGISLFIVPKFLVNDDGTLGERNDVHLAGLNHKMGYRGTTNTLLNFGENEGAVGYLIGEEHKGLFYMFHMMNEARIGVGLGAVSLGYAGYLYSLDYAKNRPQGRHPDGKDPTSSQLMLIEHADIKRLLLAQKAAVEGGLALCLYAARLVDEENTAEDEAARKEASLLLDMLTPVVKSWPSEFCLEANKHAIQVLGGYGYTRDYPVEQYYRDNRLNPIHEGTHGIQGLDLLGRKVMMNGGAGLKLLSSKILETTTEAKSNPKLQEFADQLEKSLHRIGEVTQTVGASMMKGEVNKSLANATIYLDMFGHAIIGWQWLKQALVADAALSKTEIEEERDFYQGKLSACQYFFRYELCRVTPWADLVESLDDTTYNMSATSF; this is translated from the coding sequence ATGTCCATTCCAACCATCAGCGAACGCGATCTGCATTTTCAACTCCATGAAATGCTGAATGTTTCGTCCCTCTGCTCAAGAGAACGTTTTGCAGACCACGATCGCGACGTTTTTGATGCCATTTTAGGAACAGCGCAGCAAATGGCAGCGGACCTGTTCGCCCCCCACAACGCAAAATCAGACCAAAACGAGCCAACATTCGATGGCGAAGAAGTTCACATCATCCCAGAGGTCAAAGAAGCGCTAACCGCATTTATCGAAGCTGGCTTTATGGGAATGCAACATGACTATGATGTGGATGGGATGCAGCTACCTGCCACTGTTGCCATGGCCTGCAACTCCATTTTCACAAGTGCAAATGTTGGAACCGCTGGCTATCCGTTTCTAACAGTAGGCGCCTCAAACGTTATTCGTTCATATGGCAGTGAGAGCCAAAAAGAAAAATACATGAAGCCCATGGTGGCTGGCCGCTTTTTCGGCACCATGTGTCTGTCGGAACCCCAAGCAGGGTCTTCCCTGTCAGATATTAAAACCAAAGCAGTTCCTCAAGACGATGGCACCTATCGCCTTACCGGCAATAAAATGTGGATCTCTGCGGGTGAACATGAGTTATCAGAAAATATTGTTCATCTGGTGCTTGCAAAAATTCCAGGTGGTCCAGCTGGTGTAAAAGGTATCTCTCTTTTCATCGTGCCCAAATTCCTGGTAAATGATGATGGAACACTTGGGGAGCGCAATGACGTTCATCTTGCGGGCTTGAACCACAAAATGGGTTACCGGGGCACCACAAACACACTTCTTAATTTTGGCGAAAATGAGGGGGCTGTTGGTTATCTGATCGGGGAGGAGCATAAAGGCCTGTTCTATATGTTCCATATGATGAACGAGGCCCGCATTGGTGTTGGCCTTGGCGCGGTTAGCCTTGGATATGCTGGGTATCTGTACAGCCTTGATTATGCAAAAAACCGCCCTCAAGGCCGCCATCCAGATGGCAAAGACCCCACCTCCTCCCAGCTGATGTTAATCGAACATGCAGACATCAAGCGACTGCTACTTGCCCAAAAAGCAGCTGTTGAAGGTGGCCTTGCCTTGTGTCTTTACGCCGCGCGCCTGGTGGATGAAGAGAATACCGCCGAAGATGAAGCCGCGCGCAAGGAAGCAAGCCTTCTGTTGGACATGCTGACCCCCGTTGTAAAATCCTGGCCGAGTGAGTTTTGCCTCGAGGCAAATAAACACGCCATTCAGGTTCTGGGCGGCTATGGCTACACACGCGATTATCCCGTTGAGCAGTATTATAGAGATAACCGGTTAAATCCAATTCATGAGGGAACCCATGGCATTCAAGGGTTAGACCTTCTTGGACGTAAAGTCATGATGAATGGTGGCGCGGGCCTCAAACTTTTGTCTTCCAAAATTTTGGAAACCACAACCGAAGCCAAATCGAACCCAAAGCTGCAAGAATTTGCGGATCAGCTGGAAAAATCCCTTCACCGAATTGGGGAGGTAACGCAGACAGTAGGTGCCTCAATGATGAAGGGCGAGGTCAATAAGTCTCTCGCTAACGCGACCATCTATCTGGATATGTTTGGACACGCCATTATTGGATGGCAATGGCTGAAACAAGCCTTGGTCGCAGATGCGGCTTTGTCCAAAACTGAAATAGAAGAGGAACGTGATTTCTATCAAGGGAAATTGTCTGCCTGCCAGTATTTCTTCCGCTATGAACTTTGCCGGGTGACCCCTTGGGCAGATTTGGTCGAAAGTCTGGATGACACAACGTATAACATGTCAGCCACTTCTTTCTAG
- a CDS encoding 2OG-Fe(II) oxygenase family protein, whose translation MIVMPAAPLRNSSIASVYVNTVFTEEECDQILASLDEGKWEEAMVGGIEEVGKFTLERDKRSNYQQTVPVREDGFPLNRIAQEISAANSSIWRFDLGGFAEDDMPWVMDYCRQGDHNDWHVDLGQKATASRKLGFSLQLTEGTDYEGGDLGFHRIKKDRKDLTKKGTLIVFPSFWLHQVAPMTKGARKVVVGWVHGPSFR comes from the coding sequence ATGATTGTAATGCCTGCAGCGCCTCTGCGGAACAGCAGTATAGCGTCGGTGTACGTGAACACTGTGTTCACAGAAGAAGAATGCGACCAGATCCTCGCTTCCTTGGATGAGGGTAAATGGGAAGAAGCCATGGTCGGCGGTATTGAAGAAGTTGGCAAGTTCACACTGGAACGTGACAAGCGTAGCAACTATCAGCAAACAGTACCTGTTCGTGAAGATGGATTTCCGCTTAACCGTATTGCGCAGGAGATCAGCGCGGCCAATTCATCTATCTGGCGCTTTGATCTGGGAGGCTTTGCGGAAGACGATATGCCTTGGGTCATGGATTATTGCCGTCAAGGCGATCACAATGACTGGCATGTGGATCTGGGACAAAAAGCTACAGCGTCCAGAAAACTCGGCTTTTCGCTACAGCTGACAGAAGGCACGGATTATGAAGGCGGGGATCTAGGGTTTCATCGGATTAAAAAAGATCGCAAAGACCTTACAAAAAAAGGGACTTTGATTGTTTTCCCTTCGTTCTGGTTACATCAGGTTGCACCCATGACCAAAGGCGCACGTAAAGTTGTTGTGGGTTGGGTCCATGGACCGAGTTTCAGGTAA
- a CDS encoding 2OG-Fe(II) oxygenase family protein: MNKISMLPMRNENVSLSMHWPVFTPKECAQIIAQAGNAAWNKKLPVGAGNMPVLPDAVEDAGTEYQRLPLGKNGYPLDQINFGVCQINADGWRFELTGIPADDMPWMVRQKKSKSKDPEWQVDLGESFTSSRKLCFILNLSDPKSYEGGDLVLHNIPTDNEGFRTQGTIIVFPAYWLHKITNVTNGTRHSIMGWFHGHSFR, translated from the coding sequence ATGAATAAAATCTCGATGCTTCCTATGCGAAATGAAAACGTGTCTTTGTCCATGCATTGGCCTGTTTTTACTCCGAAGGAATGTGCGCAAATTATCGCCCAGGCCGGCAATGCCGCCTGGAACAAGAAACTGCCTGTAGGGGCTGGCAACATGCCCGTGTTACCAGATGCGGTTGAAGACGCTGGCACCGAATATCAACGCCTTCCTCTCGGAAAGAATGGCTATCCGCTGGATCAGATTAATTTTGGCGTTTGCCAGATTAACGCGGACGGTTGGCGCTTTGAGCTAACGGGTATACCGGCGGATGATATGCCGTGGATGGTTCGGCAGAAGAAGTCGAAATCAAAAGACCCAGAATGGCAGGTGGATCTTGGGGAGTCTTTTACATCATCAAGAAAGCTATGCTTTATTCTGAACCTATCGGATCCGAAAAGTTATGAAGGCGGCGATCTTGTTTTGCACAATATCCCCACCGACAACGAAGGTTTCCGGACGCAGGGTACAATTATTGTGTTTCCCGCATACTGGTTGCACAAGATTACCAATGTAACCAATGGAACCAGACATTCAATTATGGGCTGGTTCCACGGTCACAGTTTTAGGTAA
- the dgcA gene encoding N-acetyl-D-Glu racemase DgcA: MTLRKFNYTEESWPIRGSFRISRGAKTTADVVVVEIQEGDFIGRGECVPYRRYGETPSSVKGQLSTVKEAIAHGASRIDLLTLLPSGAARNAVDCALWDLEAKKTGQSIAELAGISPPGPLITAYTLSLDTADKMAAAAAENSNRPLLKLKLGGAEDVDRVKAIRAAAPNSRLIVDANEAWSEDMIKAFLPHMADCGVEMIEQPLPAGEDAILGEIDRLVPICADESCHDTSSLDFVASNYDFINIKLDKTGGLTEALQLVEAAREFGLGIMVGCMLGTSLGMAPAVYIGGYARYVDLDGPLLLDKDRPEGIFFDGSVMHPPSKALWG; this comes from the coding sequence ATGACTCTTAGAAAGTTCAACTACACAGAAGAAAGCTGGCCTATCCGGGGCAGCTTTCGCATTAGCCGAGGTGCAAAAACCACAGCCGATGTCGTCGTCGTGGAAATTCAGGAAGGGGATTTCATTGGACGCGGTGAATGCGTTCCCTATCGGCGCTATGGGGAAACTCCCTCCTCTGTTAAGGGCCAACTTTCTACTGTCAAAGAGGCCATCGCGCATGGCGCAAGCCGAATTGATCTCTTAACTCTGCTTCCGTCCGGGGCAGCCAGGAATGCGGTTGATTGCGCCCTTTGGGATCTGGAAGCGAAAAAAACCGGTCAATCCATCGCTGAACTGGCCGGAATTTCCCCTCCAGGACCTTTAATCACCGCCTATACCCTGTCTTTGGATACAGCCGACAAAATGGCGGCGGCCGCTGCAGAAAACTCTAACCGTCCCCTGCTCAAGCTCAAACTTGGTGGTGCAGAAGATGTCGACCGAGTAAAAGCTATTCGTGCTGCGGCCCCGAACTCACGGCTAATTGTGGATGCTAATGAGGCGTGGAGTGAGGACATGATCAAGGCATTTCTTCCCCATATGGCTGATTGCGGCGTTGAAATGATCGAACAGCCTTTACCTGCGGGTGAAGATGCCATACTCGGCGAGATTGATAGGCTTGTTCCGATCTGCGCAGACGAAAGTTGTCACGACACGTCCAGCCTTGATTTCGTCGCAAGTAATTATGACTTCATCAATATCAAGCTGGATAAAACAGGCGGCCTTACGGAGGCTCTGCAGTTGGTGGAAGCCGCGCGGGAATTTGGACTTGGCATAATGGTAGGCTGTATGCTCGGAACCAGTCTTGGAATGGCTCCTGCGGTGTATATTGGGGGTTACGCCAGATATGTCGATCTGGACGGCCCTTTACTTCTTGATAAGGACCGCCCAGAGGGGATTTTCTTTGATGGTAGCGTGATGCATCCACCAAGTAAGGCACTGTGGGGATGA
- the dgcN gene encoding N-acetyltransferase DgcN yields the protein MEHPYLMFLGDVPDQLGAKTAQGIKDWRPDWCAGQMRLEGCQADLGLEDISLEEAVNRGVKTMVIGIVNSGGFLPEHWTTKIVEAMALGMDIASGLHIRLGNIPELAEAAEKYGRNLYDVRHPTEELPTGKGTPRGGKRLLAVGTDCSVGKMYTTLAIEKEMKKRGMNADFRATGQTGIFIAGEGISIDAVVADFISGAVEVLSPDNTDDHWDIIEGQGSLFHPSFAGVSIGLIHGAQADALVLCHEPTRTHMRGLPHQPLPDIQECMDLNLQTAKLTNPNAKFVGISINTSGLSEEDGDKMLADFEQKYGLPTVDAFRTGVAKIVDNL from the coding sequence ATGGAACATCCTTATCTCATGTTTTTAGGTGACGTCCCGGATCAACTGGGTGCAAAAACCGCACAAGGGATCAAAGATTGGCGTCCAGATTGGTGTGCTGGTCAAATGCGGCTTGAAGGATGTCAGGCAGATCTTGGGCTTGAAGATATTTCTTTGGAAGAGGCGGTAAATCGCGGTGTCAAAACCATGGTAATTGGCATCGTAAATTCCGGTGGTTTTCTACCTGAGCATTGGACAACAAAAATCGTTGAAGCAATGGCTCTCGGCATGGATATCGCAAGTGGCCTTCACATTCGACTTGGGAACATTCCTGAACTTGCGGAAGCTGCCGAAAAATATGGGCGCAACTTGTATGATGTACGCCATCCAACCGAAGAATTGCCTACCGGCAAGGGAACCCCTCGCGGTGGCAAACGTTTGCTCGCGGTTGGTACTGATTGTTCTGTCGGTAAGATGTACACAACTCTTGCCATTGAAAAGGAAATGAAAAAGCGGGGCATGAACGCTGATTTCCGTGCAACGGGTCAGACGGGCATTTTCATCGCGGGTGAAGGTATTTCCATCGATGCCGTGGTTGCCGATTTTATCTCGGGTGCTGTTGAAGTCTTATCCCCAGATAACACTGACGATCATTGGGATATTATTGAAGGTCAGGGATCCTTGTTCCACCCTTCTTTTGCTGGAGTGAGTATTGGCCTTATTCACGGTGCGCAGGCTGATGCGCTTGTGCTTTGCCATGAACCAACCCGAACACATATGCGCGGCCTACCCCATCAACCCCTTCCAGATATTCAGGAATGCATGGACCTGAACTTGCAAACGGCAAAACTGACCAATCCGAATGCCAAATTCGTTGGGATCAGCATTAACACCTCAGGGTTGTCAGAGGAAGATGGTGACAAAATGCTTGCCGATTTCGAGCAAAAATACGGACTTCCTACCGTGGACGCCTTCAGAACAGGTGTCGCAAAAATAGTAGATAATCTGTAA
- a CDS encoding gamma carbonic anhydrase family protein: MQQFGPQVTIDESAYVHPTSLMYGKVRVGKGASLWPYSVIRSEASEVVIGDYTNIQDFVMIHIGDNTGTYIGSHCSITHHCTIHGCTIGDNCLIGINTTIMDGCVIGNNCIIAGHSFLKEGTVIPDNSIVMGTPGKVVRTQNNYARCRMNAFMYYRNAQSYMKGEHREWASDECLSAMSKEMKTLMAEQKALEQGE; the protein is encoded by the coding sequence ATGCAGCAGTTTGGGCCACAGGTAACCATTGATGAAAGCGCGTATGTCCATCCTACATCTTTGATGTATGGAAAAGTAAGAGTCGGTAAAGGTGCGTCTCTTTGGCCGTATAGTGTTATCAGGTCTGAAGCCAGCGAAGTGGTCATTGGCGATTACACGAATATCCAGGATTTCGTGATGATCCATATTGGCGACAACACCGGCACCTATATTGGCTCCCACTGTTCCATTACACATCATTGCACTATTCACGGATGCACAATTGGCGATAACTGCCTGATCGGCATTAACACAACCATCATGGATGGCTGCGTTATCGGCAACAATTGCATTATTGCGGGCCATAGTTTCCTAAAAGAAGGTACTGTTATTCCTGACAACTCAATTGTAATGGGAACCCCTGGAAAAGTTGTCAGAACCCAGAACAACTACGCCCGCTGCCGGATGAATGCGTTTATGTATTATCGCAATGCACAGAGCTATATGAAAGGGGAACATCGTGAATGGGCAAGCGATGAATGCCTTTCTGCAATGAGCAAAGAAATGAAGACGCTTATGGCTGAGCAAAAGGCCTTGGAACAGGGCGAATAG
- a CDS encoding putative bifunctional diguanylate cyclase/phosphodiesterase, which translates to MVPFGTTSLSKAANNGKASNDDSATFARADFDPRSMRPILVCQDDHTKRHLADLGINISAETSENDSSLAKLVECNQTRTIIVDYELGSRTVTNIIKKYAAQAPFLSILVVDGPHELMLYGATACIPRNDINLDNLRAALINAERVREMYLKVNPVEAATASLDRLTSLLSRDHFKQCLDKAIHEARARSEDASLIILDIDAFKGLNESKGHTFGDSVLATVAERLSQFAPEGAILGRLGDDEFAMLLQPQCLTSISDTTIAARLSHELRQPYFLDNQTTSLSATMGIAKLEEEDNAENLLHKAMSALYTAKREKSRFMVYTMQQATERRQLLKLSQELPYAIDEDQLRLHYQPMIRMHDSTVIGVEALVRWQHPSRGLLFPDSFIPLAESSGNIEPLTRWVLDAAIKQGGTWLRSGYRISVSVNISALILHNPIFPDIVNRLLEQSRFPAELLKLEITESAIISDVVRATDVVNRLHELGVKVSIDDFGTGYTSLSYIRKLPVDEIKIDKSFVLNMNTVADDAVIVRTLLELARNLDLAVVAEGVEDRETWYMLAGLGCNVAQGYYMSRPIEKETFENWLRESPWNVST; encoded by the coding sequence TTGGTTCCATTTGGTACAACATCGCTGAGTAAAGCTGCTAATAACGGCAAGGCGTCTAACGACGACAGCGCAACCTTTGCGCGCGCCGATTTTGATCCCCGGTCCATGCGCCCCATTCTCGTGTGCCAGGACGATCATACGAAAAGACATTTGGCGGATCTTGGAATAAATATTTCCGCAGAAACATCAGAGAACGATTCTTCACTGGCAAAGCTGGTGGAATGTAATCAGACAAGAACCATCATTGTCGATTATGAACTCGGCTCTCGAACGGTCACGAACATTATTAAAAAATATGCCGCGCAAGCGCCCTTTTTATCCATTCTAGTTGTGGATGGCCCCCATGAGCTCATGCTCTACGGGGCGACAGCTTGTATCCCAAGAAATGATATCAACCTGGATAATCTGAGGGCCGCTTTAATTAATGCTGAGCGCGTCCGGGAAATGTATCTGAAGGTAAATCCCGTAGAGGCCGCAACAGCATCTCTCGATCGGTTAACATCGCTATTAAGTAGAGATCACTTCAAACAATGCCTGGATAAAGCCATTCATGAAGCCAGAGCTAGATCTGAAGACGCATCGCTAATCATTCTGGATATTGATGCATTTAAGGGCTTGAACGAAAGCAAGGGGCATACATTTGGCGACTCTGTCCTGGCTACAGTTGCGGAACGTTTGTCACAATTTGCTCCGGAAGGAGCCATTCTAGGCCGTCTGGGTGATGACGAATTTGCGATGCTACTACAGCCACAATGCCTAACCAGCATCTCAGATACGACCATCGCCGCTCGTCTCTCTCATGAATTGAGGCAACCTTATTTCCTGGATAATCAGACAACCTCTTTAAGCGCAACAATGGGAATTGCGAAACTTGAAGAGGAAGATAATGCTGAAAATCTTCTGCATAAGGCCATGTCCGCGCTGTACACCGCGAAACGAGAAAAAAGCCGTTTTATGGTATATACGATGCAACAGGCAACAGAACGCAGGCAGTTGCTTAAACTCTCCCAAGAGCTGCCATATGCGATAGATGAAGACCAACTTCGTCTTCATTACCAGCCAATGATCAGAATGCATGACAGCACGGTAATTGGTGTAGAAGCCCTTGTCCGCTGGCAACACCCATCTCGAGGGTTATTATTCCCGGATTCGTTTATCCCTCTGGCTGAAAGTTCTGGTAATATCGAACCTCTGACCAGATGGGTTCTCGATGCTGCTATTAAACAAGGCGGCACATGGCTTAGAAGCGGCTACAGAATCTCCGTTTCTGTCAACATTTCAGCCCTGATCCTGCACAATCCAATTTTCCCGGATATTGTAAACCGCCTTCTGGAGCAATCACGTTTTCCGGCAGAATTGCTGAAACTTGAGATCACCGAAAGTGCCATTATTTCTGATGTGGTGCGTGCCACCGATGTGGTAAACCGCCTTCATGAGCTTGGCGTGAAAGTCTCAATTGATGATTTTGGAACTGGTTATACGTCCCTTTCCTACATTCGCAAACTCCCAGTGGATGAGATCAAAATTGATAAAAGCTTTGTTCTCAACATGAACACGGTTGCCGACGATGCTGTCATTGTCCGAACACTTCTTGAACTTGCGCGAAATCTTGACCTCGCCGTTGTTGCAGAAGGGGTTGAAGACAGGGAAACATGGTACATGCTGGCAGGCCTCGGCTGCAATGTTGCCCAAGGGTATTACATGAGTAGGCCCATCGAAAAAGAAACGTTTGAAAACTGGCTTCGCGAATCTCCCTGGAACGTATCTACTTAA